Proteins encoded within one genomic window of Acinetobacter sp. YWS30-1:
- a CDS encoding M48 family metallopeptidase, producing MKYKNLLAGMVIATTLTGCTTVADLMGADSATLNLSAAQSYNQMLTEAKQKQILDTTSATYKKVNRVFLKMKPYADQLNQTGQKFDWQVAVIKSNEINAYVAPGGKVVFYTGIVDTLKLTDDEVAAIMGHEMVHALEEHSKNKVGAQALTDLAVSIGSKYVGQSAGGYGGLLLDMGAQFGVGLPFSRNLESRADKGGLMLMARAGYNPNAAITLWQKMNAQDSRGNSVLNKFTSTHPTNDDRIAALQQLMPEAMTVYKAKK from the coding sequence ATGAAATATAAAAATTTATTGGCGGGGATGGTCATTGCGACCACATTAACGGGGTGTACTACGGTTGCAGATTTGATGGGAGCTGATTCAGCTACATTAAATCTGAGTGCAGCACAAAGCTATAATCAGATGCTGACAGAGGCCAAGCAGAAACAGATTCTGGATACGACTTCTGCCACCTATAAAAAAGTAAATCGGGTTTTCCTGAAAATGAAGCCGTATGCGGATCAACTGAATCAGACTGGGCAGAAGTTTGACTGGCAAGTGGCTGTGATCAAATCTAACGAGATTAATGCCTATGTCGCACCAGGTGGCAAGGTGGTTTTCTATACGGGTATTGTCGACACACTAAAACTTACAGACGATGAAGTTGCTGCCATCATGGGACATGAAATGGTGCACGCGCTTGAGGAACATTCTAAAAATAAGGTAGGAGCGCAAGCACTTACCGATTTGGCAGTAAGTATCGGTAGCAAGTATGTCGGGCAGTCCGCTGGTGGTTATGGTGGGCTACTGCTGGATATGGGTGCTCAATTTGGTGTGGGCTTGCCATTCTCACGTAATCTGGAAAGCCGTGCCGATAAAGGCGGGCTCATGCTAATGGCACGAGCGGGCTATAACCCGAATGCAGCGATTACGTTGTGGCAAAAAATGAATGCGCAAGACAGCCGTGGCAATAGCGTCCTGAATAAATTTACATCTACGCATCCAACAAATGATGACCGAATTGCAGCCTTGCAACAGCTGATGCCTGAAGCGATGACGGTATATAAGGCTAAGAAATAA